The Deltaproteobacteria bacterium genome segment CCCCACCTCATTTGGGAAACAGATCCTAATTGAAAAACTATCGGAGCGGCTTGCGGGCTGTCATCTGGTAGCAGTAGTCGGGCAAGGGCTCTGAGTCGATTAAAAATTGAGTGGGCTCCAGCACGAACCCCACGTCTGTTAAGTATGGCGCGATCAAGTCTGGGGGCGTTAGGTATTCCAGTATGGGGGTGCGATCTTGATTGCGGAATATCTTGTGCAAGGCCTCGTGGGCAATCTCCTGGAGTCTCTTATCCGGAAATTCTTGCATGACGCATTCTCCCGTAGCATCCAGGCGGGCTGAGACAGCATGTTTATCAATCTTGCCGTCCGGGGCTACGAGACCCACCATGCAAAGCTGCCAGAGGTGAGCCACTAGATGCCAAAACCGAGCGATTTTCTCTTGATGAGGCATGGTGGAGCTGGTGGCTTTAAAGTGTGCAATGCGCTTGTCCCTAAGGGACTCGAATGATGGCAATTCTTTTGGGTGCGCTTGACCTTTGAAGCAGAACACGCCCCCAGGTTTGAGGTAGCGATGCACATTGCAAAAGAACGTGCGCCACTGTAAGGGAAATTCCAAAAACAAAGGACCACCATCGCACACAACGTAATCGAAGGCGCCATCTAGTCCTGGTTGATGCTCCAGCCAATTGCCTTGAACCGACTCGACGTTGGACCAATCTTGAGTCGCCAAGTTCTTCATGCCCAACAAAATTTCCATGCTCAGATCCAGTCTGACGATTCTGCTGGCCCCGATAATGATCGCAAGATCCACTAATTCTGGTGTCGCTCCACAAATCAGGACACTTGCCTGTGGCGTAAGACGCATCACATTTCGATAATGGGCCAGTCCGAGTCGGCTCGGGCGTATGGGAACGGGTTGCACATCCCACAAACGGACATATTCTGAGGCAGCATGGTCATCCATCACTTATCTCTCCTGTGTGAAGAATTTTTTATAAACAAAAGTCTGATGCTGGCGCTTTCCCTTTAGAAGGGTTTTTCCACAAAATCTGAACTGAAAGGAGAAAGCACTATGAAACTGGAGATGACACTATCTGAAGCAAAGGAGATTTTCAAGGAGATTCAAGAACAGCCGGGGCAATTATTCGAGATCATTCGTACAGACATACGAGAGACAGTCGGGCAATACCTGACGCCGATTATGGGAAATGCACCAAATGCGGGCGGTGCCTGGTTTGCAATTATGGCGCGATGACGATAGAAAACAAGACCCCCAGAATTGACCTGACCCTTTGCGAAAGGTGCGGTGTCTGCGAGTCCCTGTGTCCCGTGGATGCGATCATGATTCAAAGACCCGCTTGATTTACGGCAATGGCAAGGGGATTTCCAGGACTGGGATGTGACGGTTTTCCATATGGGTGAAACGGCGACACCTTCCTTGTGATGGAGGATAAAGCTCCGTTCCCGGTGAGAGGGGGAAACTGTATAAGTCTCGAAAGGATTTTTTCGTCTTCATGATGCTTCCCTACCCGAGCTCTGAAAACGTGTCAATTGTCAAAGAATATTTGC includes the following:
- a CDS encoding class I SAM-dependent methyltransferase, which translates into the protein MDDHAASEYVRLWDVQPVPIRPSRLGLAHYRNVMRLTPQASVLICGATPELVDLAIIIGASRIVRLDLSMEILLGMKNLATQDWSNVESVQGNWLEHQPGLDGAFDYVVCDGGPLFLEFPLQWRTFFCNVHRYLKPGGVFCFKGQAHPKELPSFESLRDKRIAHFKATSSTMPHQEKIARFWHLVAHLWQLCMVGLVAPDGKIDKHAVSARLDATGECVMQEFPDKRLQEIAHEALHKIFRNQDRTPILEYLTPPDLIAPYLTDVGFVLEPTQFLIDSEPLPDYCYQMTARKPLR
- a CDS encoding 4Fe-4S binding protein, which translates into the protein MIRDHSYRHTRDSRAIPDADYGKCTKCGRCLVCNYGAMTIENKTPRIDLTLCERCGVCESLCPVDAIMIQRPA